From Plasmodium cynomolgi strain B DNA, chromosome 9, whole genome shotgun sequence:
NNNNNNNNNNNNNNNNNNNNNNNNNNNNNNNNNNNNNNNNNNNNNNNNNNNNNNNNNNNNNNNNNNNNNNNNNNNNNNNNNNNNNNNNNNNNNNNNNNNNNNNNNNNNNNNNNNNNNNNNNNNNNNNNNNNNNNNNNNNNNNNNNNNNNNNNNNNNNNNNNNNNNNNNNNNNNNNNNNNNNNNNNNNNNNNNNNNNNNNNNNNNNNNNNNNNNNNNNNNNNNNNNNNNNNNNNNNNNNNNNNNNNNNNNNNNNNNNNNNNNNNNNNNNNNNNNNNNNNNNNNNNNNNNNNNNNNNNNNNNNNNNNNNNNNNNNNNNNNNNNNNNNNNNNNNNNNNNNNNNNNNNNNNNNNNNNNNNNNNNNNNNNNNNNNNNNNNNNNNNNNNNNNNNNNNNNNNNNNNNNNNNNNNNNNNNNNNNNNNNNNNNNNNNNNNNNNNNNNNNNNNNNNNNNNNNNNNNNNNNNNNNNNNNNNNNNNNNNNNNNNNNNNNNNNNNNNNNNNNNNNNNNNNNNNNNNNNNNNNNNNNNNNNNNNNNNNNNNNNNNNNNNNNNNNNNNNNNNNNNNNNNNNNNNNNNNNNNNTCCTCCACAAGTAAAGTCTTTGTTGACAAGAACACCACTGTGATATGCCAGGGGATCACGGGGAAGCAGGTTCGTCCAAGCGAGTGGGTGTGCCTTCGTGGGTGTGCCTTCGTGGGTGTGCCTTCTTGGGTGTGCCTTCTTGGGTGTGCCTTCGTGGGTGTGCCTTCGTGGGCGTGCCTTCGTGGGTGTGCTTTCGTGGGTGTGCCTTCGTGGGTGTGCCTTCGTGAGTGTGCTTTCGTGGGTGTGCCTTCGTGGGTGTGCCTTCTTGGGTGTGTCTTCGTGGGTGTGCCTTCGTGGGTGTGCCTTCGATGGTGTGCCTTTGTTTGTATACCTTCGATGGTGTACCTTTGTGTGTGTACCTTCGTTGGTGTACCTTTGCGTGTGTACCTCCGTTTGTATACCTCCGTTTGTATCCCCCCGTTTGTATACCTCCGTTTGTATACCTCCGTTTGTATCCCCCCGTTTGTATACCTTCTCGGGCGTGCCCACAAAACGTgcgcgcttctcccccccctccctgcAGGGAACCTTCCACACCACGGAGGCAATGAAATATGGGACCAAAATGGTGGGTGGCGTGAACCCTAGGAAAAAGGGTACCATGTGGGAAAGCCTAGACAAAAAATACACTCTCCCCGTTTTCGGATCAACCATGGAAGCAAAGGAAAAGACCAACTGTTACGCATCCGTCATTTATGTCCCCCCAGagcatgcaaaaaatgctATCATAGAAGCAGTCGAAGCTGAAATCCCATTAGTAGTCTGTATAACGGAAGGCATATGTCAGCATGATATGGTCGAAGTAAAACATTGCCTAAAAATGTcgaagaaaacgaaattaaTTGGTCCCAACTGTCCAGGAGTAATCAAACCAGGGGAATGCAAAATAGGGATTATGCCATCTCATATTCATAGTAAAGGGTGCGTTGGAATTGTAAGTCGAAGTGGAACGTTGACTTACGAGGGAGTAAATCAAACTACGAAAGTTGGGTTGGGACAATCTACTTGCATAGGCATTGGTGGGGATCCTTTCCACGGAACCAACTTTATTGACTGtcttcaactttttttggaagatgaagaaacgAAGTGTATTTTACTCATTGGGGAGATTGGTGGGGATGCAGAGGAGCAGGTTGCTGAGTGGTTGATACAGAATAATGTAGATGatggaaagaagaaaaagaaacctGTTTTTGCTTTCGTAGCAGGGAGATGTGCTCCCCCTGGGAAGAGGATGGGTCATGCGGGTGCACTAATTAGTGGTGGCAAAGGCACAGCTGACGAAAAAATCAAGGCCTTAAAAAGTGCTGGTGTGCATACAATTATGAACCCGACTTTAATGGGGCAGGAAATTTACTCCGTGATGAACGGCCTCGCGTAGTGCCAACTGTGGAGACACGTGGGCGGAAGCCGCGCAGCCTTTCGGAAGGGACGAACCCCTGCGGACAGTTGCGCGGCGTGTAAGCTCAGATGAGTTATCCTGCGCAACGCTACACTGTGGTGTGGTGtgtgtgtttctttttttttttccagggGAAATCCCCTATAACGAAAGAAAAGACACAAAAAGGTACAAAAAGGTACAAAAAGGCACGAAAAGGCACAAAAGGGCACAAAAGGGCACAACAACGCATTCGTCGCCCCGTCCAAAAGGTCACCCAGTTAGACGCGCAATTTAAGACCAGCCCAGAATGCCCATGTTCGTGTGTAGCCCAACGGGGTGGTGAATTACGGTGCTGCTCTTCACCCGCAGAATTCTACTACGCGGGTAGGTGAATAAACACTTTGGTGATTTCCCCCACAGGGTGTAACTTCACTGGGATTGCTGCCTTTACTGGGATTGCTGCCTTTACTGGGCATACAGCGTTTACTGGGCTTGCTGCGCTTAGTGGGGTGCCCTAACGTATGCACTCATCTGTGCAACTCGAATAGGCTAAAAGAGTCTCTCCAGGGGAGATGGTATGTACGTACCCGCTCGCTTTATCACACcagcttaattttttctatgcatAATGAGCATTCCCCCCAAGCATGTACATCGCCTTTAACAAATGGCGTTCTTGATTAGGCCAAGTTTGCACTAACGCGCGTAAATCATCACAGTGAAAAAGTCTAACTGTGTGTGCGTTTATGCGTCTTCACTGATCAGTTGCGTCAGCTTCCCCACGCCATACGGTTAGTGATTCGAAATGTGGAGGACCGGCTATCTACTTGGGTGAGCACGGAATGGGAGAGCATTATCTTAACACCGATTTGCTTTGCTCTGCTCTGCcccttttgctttgcttttcAATTTATGATGGGGCCCCCACATAATGCTGCGTTCACTGCGCAGGAGAGGCGCTCTTAAAATAAACAACGtattaacaataaaaaatttcgttccttttttttttttttaaatatcaaCAAGGAGATGGAGGTGGGTCGACATGCAGTGGGGCATTTGAGGAGTAACGCGACGTGTGTACCGCTAAATGAGTAACGCGACGTGTGTACCGCTAAATGAGTAACGCGACGTGTGTACCGCTAAATGAGTAACGCGACGTGCGTACCGCTAAAGGAGTAACGCGACGTGCGTACCGCTAAAGGAGTAACGCGACGTGTGTACCACGAGAGATGCAACTTGCGAAGCGCTCAGGAGTCACAAATGTGCTTAACAACAACGGGCAGGGGTCCATTGCATGaacgtggagaaaaaaaaaaaaaattcattttttcctaccaCCCTTACGCGTCGCCTTAATCGTGACCTATCCTTTCATGCCCCAAACACAATGGCAGGCGCAGTTCCGTGCAGGATTCCTAATCCGTGTGCACGTAAAGTACGCACCcatgtatgtgtgtaaaAACGCGCATTTGCAAAGTGCAACGCTTGGGCGCATCATAACTCATCCGGGGTTGGAGTCTTCTGTGTGCTGTCATCCTCCGCACCGTCTTCCTTGTCACCTGAAGCCCCGTCGTCCTGATCTAAGTCGTCCTCAATCCCGGTTCTCCTTCTTGTAGATGGCAGCACAACATTCTTGCCTATGTCTAGTTTGAAGTCTTCTGGGTATCTTAAAATATCTCCGTAGTCAGTCAAAGAAGTAACTGCCAATTTGAGTGCCTTCTCATTCCACAGATCATAAGTAATTGGCTTCCCTTCGAAGATGGTGTCCTTCACTTCGGATAAGTTAATGGATCCCCCTTCATTGGATGGGTCAAAATAAACCTTAACAATTTCTTCCTTGTCTATAAAGCCATCCTTATTTGTATCAAAGAAATTAAAGTCATCCAAAGCAACATCGTCATCTTTCTTTGCATGTGGATCATCCGTTCTTGTTTGCTTAAATTCCTCAACTGATATTCTGCCATCTTTATTTACATCATGATGTTCcaaaatttcattaatttctAACTCCTTCAATTCTTCATCCTTCATTGGATCGATTAATAATCCTACTTCGTTTATATTTAGCTTATTGTCCTTATCCTTGTCTACAATTTGGAATCTCTTTAGTAGTCCTTCTGCGTGTTTTTCGACCTCTTTTGCATCTAGATTCTGTGAAAATGCTTCATTTAATTCTGGCAAGGATATGAACCCATCCTTATCTGCATCTATTTGTTTCATTTCTACTTGCACCTGTTTCAGGAAGACTTCATTCTTTACATAAGTAGACCATATGTTTAGCTCATCTTCtgatattattttatcattatttttatcgatcactgcaaataatttttctattctCTCCTTGGCTCCTTTGATATCTACCCCCAGTATGTCCTTCACTTGCTCGTCATTCAAATTCGATAGGTCGTCTAAACCTCGCATGTCAGCATACTTCATGGGCATATCCGTACTTTCCACTAGAACATCCTCCTTCAGGCAGAACACCAAACACGACACTAGGATGCTATACACGtacctcttcattttttcttcaacgcGCTTTTTCTTGCGGGGGGGGGCAATGGGCAATCAACGATCGGAGAGCGACTGTTGGGCGGAGTAAGCGGCCCTAGGGTGATATACGCGGCGGTTGGGTGAAATACGCGGCGGTAGGGTGAACTATGCAaggcttcttccttctttcgCTTCGCGCTTTCTGTAAGCTTAACCCTTTCCGTGCGtgcctgcgggggggaggggtgtaCATATGAGAGTACGCGGCGGGAATCACATAAGCATACTATCTGTACGGACACGTCGCGCACATCCACGAAATGGTCAGGTCATTGTGTATGCTCGCAGCTTTACTCACGTGCCAAATAGGAATCTTTCAAGGGGCTAATGCATTCAGGATTATCCTTCCTCTTATGTCACTTCCTGTGTTCGCAAAGctagttttttctttttcttctttttttttcttttNNNNNNNNNNNNNNNNNNNNNNNNNNNNNNNNNNNNNNNNNNNNNNNNNNNNNNNNNNNNNNNNNNNNNNNNNNNNNNNNNNNNNNNNNNNNNNNNNNNNNNNNNNNNNNNNNNNNNNNNCAGGTATAATTCCTCGAACGGGATGTGAACAATTAGGGGTTCCtcaaaaatgatttttttttttttttttttcttttcagaGGTCGCTAAATTAGCCTCATGGTAATTTTCGTACCTACCCTTGTGCGATGAGCTTAAATTACTGCCATGAATACGTGCGTGCGGTGGGGCGAGCGGCTACCTTCCAAGTGGGGTGCATCAGTTGGGGTGCTCGTGTGGATGATCATGTGGGATGATCGTGTGGGATGATCGTATGGATTATCGCATGGATGATCGTGGGGGGGCTCGGCAGGTGGGTGAACTTCCCAGTGGGCGGGCACTCCCTATCGGTATGCTTCTTCCCCACCGTGCTGCACGCGCTACCCGCGAGGCTCAAGGAGGCGGCAGATACGAGCTATGGTGCCCCCCATGTGCACTTAAGCGTGCAGCTCCCTTGCCGAGAGTAAGCTAAGCTGCACAAGCTAACatagtacatacatacgtacatacatatgctaCGTATTTATACGCACGTGCGTACTTTTTCGTGTGCTCGTGTGCTGTCACCTCCCCGGGGGAAGAAGTACCTAGTGCACTTTATtcatttacttatttttatttttattttttttattatttttttttttactcctcaAAGGATAGGAATTGCTTATCCATGCCGTTCCTCTGATGACTAAATGTGTCCCCCCCACGCAGGTGCACCTTGGCGCCTGAGGTGTTCCTAGTTAGGTGCGTGTTAGGTGCATGTTAGGCGAGTACTAGGAGGATGCTAGGCGCGTACTAGGAGCAAACTAGGTACTCGTTAGGCTCGCATAGCTTCGGGGAAGGAATGTTATATGCCTCCCCAGCCCCACTACCCTCGTCGTGTGTCAAAACACACCTTCTTGAAAATTTCTTTGCGAGACGAAAAGGAGCAATCGTGTGCCCCGCACTCTTCGGGTGGTTAAGTTAACAGGGGGTAGGGAGAAAACGACAGTCTCCCCCAGCAAGTGCTTTCTGCAGAGATAGCACATTTGGGTGTCCGCTCCATCGTCTGTTTAGTCACCCGCTTGTCACGCCAATGGGCACATGTTCTATCTCGCGTGGCTGGCTGGGGACTCACCGTTGGAAGGAAACGCAAATGGAACGACTCCCTCCTCCTCTCcacttcccatttttaccactcagaaggggcgaaaaaatcaaaattacacaaattatTTCTTGGGCCTCTTCTGGGGCAATCTTCTCCCAAATGTGTGCCCTTTTGCCCCTTTGGATTTTATTACCTCAAAGGATGCTCcacgtttttttctgtcacAGTAGCTCGGGTGTGGCAGTCCCGCTGGGCTTCTCTCCGCATAAGTGCGGCACGTGTCTACCCATTCGTGCGGgttagccaaaaaaaaataaaataaaattaacaaataaaaagggacTGTTTTGTATaagtttacaaaaatgattgggtggcgagaaaaaaaaaaaacaaacacagAAGATGGAGAAGATGGAGATGACGAAATGGTAACCAACATAGTCGCCTTTCCCGTGGCGATCACGTTAGTGACACTAAATGTGAACAGCAATCATAAGGATGAACTTAACTTTTACGATGCGAAGCAGAACGGTCCTCCGTGCGCAGCTCAGTGTGCTACTCACGGGGCGCAATTCTCCACGGTCGCGCCTGCAGTCACGCGCCTATTCCACCGCACTTgggcaaaaggaagaaaaaaaaaaacacattacTATGTGCTGATCATATATACACAGGGAGTggtcttaaaaaaaaaatggggggccGCTGCTCTGCGTTGTCTGCTATTTGTGCAactgggggggaagcggcggaaAAAGCTGTCGCACCGAAATTCGCGACGGGTAAAAGCGCTACGCCCTTGAGAAGCCGCACTGCGCCACTGCTTTTTGCTTCGCCCACTCAGAGCTCGTCCGAGTAGTGCGGCGTGCTGACGAAGCGGAGCCCACGCTTGACGGTCTGGTTAATGGAAAGCCCACCGCTGACCACGTCCTCCACGAACTTGTGCACGCTTTGCACGTTGACCTCTCCTTCGAGCAAGCGGAACTTCTGCCGCTTGGGCCTGAAGGCGACAAGGAAGAGGCAGTTGGCATGCTTGCACTCATTGGCTAACCCGAAGGAGTCCAAAATGTGAGGCTGTTCAAACACATTAACATACATAATTTTCAGCGGATCTTTGGAAAATTTCCCCGCCACATTTTTGATATCCTCATCGAATTTGTGATAACTCTGTTTTAGTAGTTTCAAAATGAGGAAGCAAATCTGCGAGTCTTTCTCCTGACACTGACCCGACTCAAATTTCTTCTTAGTTAACTCCTGGTAGGAAGTTACATGAccatacaaattatttttcagcCTATTCTGGGCGACGATGTGACTTAACTTAAGCGACAATAGGTTAAAATCGAAGCTTTTCAAAAAGGTTAAGTCCCCAGAGAGGCTATCAATATCTTCAACAAGCAAAATGGATGGAGTCTTCACATTTCTTTTGTTGAAAAGTTGCATCATGTTATAATTGGAACTGTAAATGACCCCTATGTCTATTCTCTTCTCAAACTCTACAGAGAGTGCCTTCAACATAACTATATCATCATTGTacgagatgaaaaaaatcaccttTGGCGTTTCTATATTCTTCACTAAAAAGGAGTCCAATTTTCGCTGGCTAGTAATAtctgtatatacatatggtATATTTTCCTCAATAAAGCTGATTAAATTTCCATCCGTTCTGTTTCCATAAAACGTTtcatatgttttatttttcttcaacaaaataatatgtgGAAGAGATTTCACGTTGTATTTTCTGcaaata
This genomic window contains:
- a CDS encoding membrane-associated calcum-binding protein (putative), whose product is MKRYVYSILVSCLVFCLKEDVLVESTDMPMKYADMRGLDDLSNLNDEQVKDILGVDIKGAKERIEKLFAVIDKNNDKIISEDELNIWSTYVKNEVFLKQVQVEMKQIDADKDGFISLPELNEAFSQNLDAKEVEKHAEGLLKRFQIVDKDKDNKLNINEVGLLIDPMKDEELKELEINEILEHHDVNKDGRISVEEFKQTRTDDPHAKKDDDVALDDFNFFDTNKDGFIDKEEIVKVYFDPSNEGGSINLSEVKDTIFEGKPITYDLWNEKALKLAVTSLTDYGDILRYPEDFKLDIGKNVVLPSTRRRTGIEDDLDQDDGASGDKEDGAEDDSTQKTPTPDEL
- a CDS encoding DnaJ domain containing protein (putative); translation: MKVVNVRKRKKITNMHSVILLVLSFFLSFGRGMDYYKRLGIKRNASKEDISKAYRKLAKEYHPDVAPDKEKDFIEIANAYETLSDPEKRKMYDMYGENYADGAAGGGEGGPGGGFGSGFHFDQDVVNEIFRQFAGGGRGGGGGFPNFGHHFEDEYEDIYKNEVLKINSQNYDKVINDITYSLIINFYSPSCSHCKSFKKKFLKFSKKYDGYLTFSVVNCQEEKSICRKYNVKSLPHIILLKKNKTYETFYGNRTDGNLISFIEENIPYVYTDITSQRKLDSFLVKNIETPKVIFFISYNDDIVMLKALSVEFEKRIDIGVIYSSNYNMMQLFNKRNVKTPSILLVEDIDSLSGDLTFLKSFDFNLLSLKLSHIVAQNRLKNNLYGHVTSYQELTKKKFESGQCQEKDSQICFLILKLLKQSYHKFDEDIKNVAGKFSKDPLKIMYVNVFEQPHILDSFGLANECKHANCLFLVAFRPKRQKFRLLEGEVNVQSVHKFVEDVVSGGLSINQTVKRGLRFVSTPHYSDEL
- a CDS encoding succinyl-CoA synthetase alpha subunit (putative) — protein: MKYGTKMVGGVNPRKKGTMWESLDKKYTLPVFGSTMEAKEKTNCYASVIYVPPEHAKNAIIEAVEAEIPLVVCITEGICQHDMVEVKHCLKMSKKTKLIGPNCPGVIKPGECKIGIMPSHIHSKGCVGIVSRSGTLTYEGVNQTTKVGLGQSTCIGIGGDPFHGTNFIDCLQLFLEDEETKCILLIGEIGGDAEEQVAEWLIQNNVDDGKKKKKPVFAFVAGRCAPPGKRMGHAGALISGGKGTADEKIKALKSAGVHTIMNPTLMGQEIYSVMNGLA